From Thermodesulfobacteriota bacterium, a single genomic window includes:
- a CDS encoding NADH-quinone oxidoreductase subunit N, producing MDLSEIFKSTLLIGPEITLIITGMILIVIDPLIIRDKKKELFWIVLTGIIIAFILNLNRLNNSSLAFSGAISIDVFSGYFNIIFLISCFIAIALSRDYTSNMGFRPNEFYSLILFSTSGMMILSSAKEFMSFFLGFEIMSISVYILSGFNRRSVLSSEAGMKYLVLGGFSSAILLYGIALLYGASGTIFIDLIALRFDSSNPLYLVGSALILASIIFKIGAFPLHQWVPDIYEGAPMTVTGFMSVAVKAAAFAFLLRILFVANYQIEGDWTHALWIVSAFTMTIGNLAAIAQNSIKRMLAYSSIAHAGYALIGVVANLGGKSTGLGSVLYYLFAYSFMNLGAFGVLAYLSKDGKECETFEDISGLWQRKPLIAIAFGVFMFSLAGVPPTIGFFAKYRVFLSAIKADFYWLAIIGILNSVVSAYYYLRVLVYAYMRDEKIEFPALKPFSALAITILTIATLLLGVFPLQSWNLAIKAAGPLLQNY from the coding sequence ATGGACTTGAGTGAAATTTTTAAGAGCACTCTCTTAATCGGACCAGAGATTACACTAATAATTACAGGAATGATACTGATAGTGATTGACCCTCTAATAATACGGGATAAAAAAAAAGAGCTTTTCTGGATAGTACTTACTGGCATCATAATTGCATTTATTCTTAACCTTAATCGGTTAAATAATTCCTCACTCGCCTTTTCGGGAGCGATTTCCATCGACGTATTTTCCGGCTACTTCAACATTATTTTCCTCATCAGTTGCTTTATCGCGATCGCCCTCTCTAGGGACTATACAAGTAATATGGGTTTTAGGCCGAATGAATTCTATTCGCTAATTCTATTCTCAACCTCGGGAATGATGATCCTCAGTTCCGCAAAAGAATTCATGTCCTTTTTTCTTGGTTTTGAAATTATGTCGATCTCCGTCTATATACTATCAGGTTTCAATAGAAGATCCGTACTTTCGTCAGAGGCAGGAATGAAGTATCTAGTCCTGGGAGGCTTTTCGTCCGCCATACTCCTCTACGGGATAGCCTTGCTATACGGGGCCTCTGGGACAATTTTCATCGATTTGATTGCGCTGCGATTCGATAGTAGTAACCCTCTATATTTAGTAGGATCGGCGTTGATCCTTGCAAGTATCATCTTCAAAATCGGTGCATTTCCCCTGCACCAATGGGTGCCAGACATATATGAAGGGGCTCCTATGACTGTAACAGGATTTATGTCAGTAGCAGTCAAAGCCGCAGCCTTTGCTTTTCTCCTGAGAATACTGTTTGTAGCTAATTACCAGATTGAAGGTGATTGGACACATGCTCTATGGATTGTATCAGCCTTTACCATGACCATCGGTAATCTTGCCGCAATCGCACAGAACAGTATAAAGCGAATGCTAGCTTACTCGAGCATCGCCCATGCCGGATATGCGCTAATCGGAGTAGTAGCGAATCTCGGAGGCAAAAGTACGGGTTTGGGTAGTGTGCTATACTACCTCTTCGCCTATTCTTTTATGAATCTTGGTGCCTTTGGCGTCCTAGCCTATTTATCTAAGGATGGAAAAGAATGCGAGACATTTGAGGATATTTCGGGCCTCTGGCAGAGAAAACCCCTGATTGCCATCGCATTCGGTGTCTTCATGTTCTCACTCGCCGGCGTTCCTCCAACTATTGGCTTTTTTGCAAAATATAGGGTGTTTCTTTCGGCAATAAAGGCCGACTTCTACTGGCTAGCCATCATCGGAATATTGAACAGCGTTGTATCAGCTTACTATTACTTGAGGGTACTAGTATATGCTTATATGAGAGATGAAAAAATCGAATTCCCTGCACTTAAGCCCTTCTCAGCCCTAGCCATCACCATACTTACAATCGCAACCCTACTCCTGGGAGTATTCCCACTTCAATCATGGAATCTTGCTATTAAGGCAGCGGGCCCTTTACTTCAAAATTACTGA
- a CDS encoding SDR family oxidoreductase yields the protein PDIHVNAIAPGPVLFPYNFTEGEKRQAVEGTALKRNGSPEDIAMGVIFLIESEYITGEVLHINGGMF from the coding sequence TCCAGATATCCACGTTAATGCTATTGCCCCAGGTCCGGTACTGTTCCCTTATAACTTCACCGAAGGGGAAAAAAGGCAGGCTGTGGAAGGCACCGCTTTGAAGAGGAATGGTTCTCCGGAGGATATAGCGATGGGAGTAATTTTTTTAATAGAATCTGAATACATAACGGGCGAGGTCCTTCATATCAATGGTGGGATGTTTTAA